Below is a genomic region from Vibrio nitrifigilis.
GCCGCATGATATTGAGCGAACTTAATTTATGGCATAAATAGTGAGCCCAGAGTTCATCATTCGCGATACCATACTTACGATTAAGCAATAGATAGGTACACCCGGGATCAAGTTCAACATCTTCACTAAAAGAGGTTCTTCGCCCGGATTTTATCGGGTTATTTAAAGATGGGAAGACTAATGAAGAATGAACCTCATCAATTACCCACACCTCGACCCGATCAAGCAATGGTCTAAAACCAAAATACCCGTCATAAGCTTGTAATACCAACCTTTTACTGTCGTTGACCACAACCTTATATGGGCCAGTACCGATCGGAGTAAGGTCAAAGCCTTCTTCTCGTTTGGATTCCGGCAATAAAATTTTGGCGCACGATTCTGCTAACCACAGAGGTAAATGGTAATCGGGCTTTTGTAACTTAATATCAATAACCCAATCGTAAGGAGATGAAATAGAATCTAGATGAGCAAATAGATTAAAAAAACGCAACTGCCACAAGCTTTCAATCGCAATATTGGTGGTAAGCAATTCACCATTATGAAAACGCACCCCTGGTCTTAAATAGAAACGCCAATGGGTATCGCTCAAAGCTTCCCAACTATGAGCCAAATCGGGTTGAATTTGTTCATGCTCATCTAATCGGGTTAAACCACTGAACACTTGTCGAACAATGTGTTGCTCGGAACGACGCATGGGCTTAAGTGGATTAAGCATAGAAAGAGGACGGTAATATGGAAGACGAACAACCGGCATTCCTTCACTGTGTTGAACACCCAAATAACTTTGAATGACCTGAGTTAATTTCGTCGCATCGTGATCGAGTACACCGAGCGCTTGCTCTATTTTACCTTCATCGAGATAACGTCTAGCAACATTTTCACTCACATCAGAACGAGAACGTTTGAACAACAGTTCAGAGAGTTTTCCACGCCCAGCCGAAGGATGCCATTCAATCCATCCTTCCTCTTCCATTTTATTGAGAACAATACGAGCATTACGGCGAGTACAGCACAGTATGTCGGTCACATCTTCTAGCTGAGTATGCGAATCTCTCCCAGCGAAGTGTTCAAATAACGTTTCAAATTGTGCTCTTAAACGTGGGCTACTCATATTGAGGAAATCTCTAAGTGGTTCTCAGCATGAGTTAGTTTCCCTATTTTCGAATCGATGTGCAAGTGCTCATCAAACAGAAAATAGAGAAAATGCGTAGTGCGATAAACGTAACTTATTGAATATCGCAGCCTAATTGTTCAGATAGAATATTCAGTTGTTGCGGATTATCCAAAGTGATGGTCCATTTTACTGCACCAGTATTGGCCACCATAACGTTTGCCCCAGAGAATAAGGAAATCGCCTCGCTTTGTGCATGAAGCGTACACTGACTCGGAGCAGCAAGTTTGACGACAACTTCATGAGTCGTCACTATAATTTTACCCTGACTAAATTCAACTAACATTGTTAACCCTGCTGGCGTACTTTTCTTACGGCGATGGTCAGACGGCTAGTACAAATCAAACGTCCCCGCTCATCGGTAATGTTGATTTGCCATACTTGGGTAGAAACGCCGCGATGCAATGAAACAGCCGTTCCGGTCACAGTGCCTTCTCGTGCAGAACGAACATGGTTTGCATTAATATCTAAACCCACGCAGAACTCCTGCTCGCTGACCGCAAAGTTAGCGGCCACAGAACCGAGCGTTTCAGCTAATACAACAGACGCCCCACCATGCAACATTCCCAGTGGCTGATGAGTAAAGGAACACACAGGCATGGTTGCTGATAGGGTCTCGTCGGTAATTTCGGTATACACTATCCCTAAATGATCGATGAGCGTATTTTGTGAGGTTTGATTAAGAATATCGAGACTTATAGGCTTTTTCCAAATTTTCATGGTTAAGCTCCTAATTAATTGTAGTTTTATACCATTCTAGCGAGGTTATTATTGGAAAAAAAGCCATCCTTTTTAATTTAATTACTGCTATTTTGTCGCATTTACCGCTATGTTAAGACACAAAATATCAATTTATTGATGATTTTCATCACACAAGACCGCTATTTTTGCTTTTTTATTGTAATAACCCTTTCCTTCTTGTGTATAAAATGGATAATACGCCGCTCATAAAAATTTACTATGGTGGGTACAATGTCTACTGAAGCAACTTTACTTGCACGCTGCAGCTCAAAATGTGAACTATGTTCTAGTGAGAGTCCTTTAACTCCTTTTGTTGTTGCACCACACACTCAAGTTACAGTCGATCACGCTGTAATGCTATGTGACACCTGTAAAGGTCAAATCGAAGACGCTGAGACAGTAGATGTCAACCACTGGCGTTGTCTAAACGATAGCATGTGGAGCCAAGAGCCTCCTGTTCAAGTATTAGCATGGCGTCAACTTAAGCAACTAGCGAGTGAAAACGGCTGGGCGCAAGATCTTGTTGACATGATGTACATGGAAGAAGAGACCCAAAAATGGGCTGAAATCGGTATGGATGATGATGCCGAAAAGACACTTGATGTAAATGGTGTTGAACTTAAAAAAGGTGATGACGTAACAGTCATCAAAGATTTGCCAGTCAAAGGCTCATCTCTCGTCATCAAACAAGGTACTGTTGTTCGTGGTATCAGCTTAGCAGATGATCCTAAACTGATTTCTGGCAAAGCGAACGGTCAATCAATGTACTTAATCGCTGAATATTGTCGTAAAAAATAATTTGCCTTTCTATTTTTAGAATCAATATCACATTAATTTCAAAGGTACCCTTAAGGGGTACCTTTTTCTTTTTACTTTCAAAGAGTAGCGATATCAAGCTCTCTCCCTCACTGAACGTCTTAATTATCCATTAAATTCCATAAATATCTGTATAATGAGGTATTTATTATCTTGTTGATAATAATTTTATCATCATAATCTCTGAATCTTGTTCTACACTCATTCAATGGGTTGCTGTGCGTAGGATTGAAACAAATTAATTCTACTATTTTGTCTTTCAAACACAGGGCTGAACCATAAACAACGCAAATAAGAAATGAACAGTTGGTGTCAAGTGGGCACACTCCCTCTTTGGCATTACCAGATCGCCATATAAGGTTATAACTATAATTTGAGGACAACATGAGTAAGATTGGATTCAAAAAAACACTTATTCTATCTTCTGCTCTTATAATGGGCATCGCAGTTGGTACGTCAAACTACTTCAACTATCGTAGTGAAAGTAAAGTATTAAAGACGACAATTTATCGTAGTACGCAGAATTATGTGCATCAGCTTTCTAGCCGATTAGATAACTTCATTAAGCAAAAATCCGATGCGGTATCGAATATCGCTGATGATTATAAGCAATACCAATATCAAGACGGCCATGCAGAGCGTATGCGTGTGGCTGCGGTGACTGGAGATATTTTCAACCTTACGGTTGGATTTAGTAATGGGGATGCTTATTGTTCATATAATCTTCCAGGTTGGACGAACAACAAAAATCCAGACTCTTATAATGCTGCTCAGC
It encodes:
- a CDS encoding SgrR family transcriptional regulator, which translates into the protein MSSPRLRAQFETLFEHFAGRDSHTQLEDVTDILCCTRRNARIVLNKMEEEGWIEWHPSAGRGKLSELLFKRSRSDVSENVARRYLDEGKIEQALGVLDHDATKLTQVIQSYLGVQHSEGMPVVRLPYYRPLSMLNPLKPMRRSEQHIVRQVFSGLTRLDEHEQIQPDLAHSWEALSDTHWRFYLRPGVRFHNGELLTTNIAIESLWQLRFFNLFAHLDSISSPYDWVIDIKLQKPDYHLPLWLAESCAKILLPESKREEGFDLTPIGTGPYKVVVNDSKRLVLQAYDGYFGFRPLLDRVEVWVIDEVHSSLVFPSLNNPIKSGRRTSFSEDVELDPGCTYLLLNRKYGIANDELWAHYLCHKLSSLNIMRHIPEEAIVEMGLLPAYGLKPGWYHNSLSDISVPTPPSFHVSGHRKLVVAYHAKHPMFPTIAKVIEQLLLQDNIRVEFIKYELTLDEPENVDIWIKAMGIANHRDDALAGWVLNDSDIEHMSLSDDFAKWSLMIDMWRAQDESHFPGRELAKALVVEHQLVPMFHCWLGVSKDQCGALQNAKCNALGWFDFSQVWIKPDHI
- a CDS encoding DUF3389 family protein: MLVEFSQGKIIVTTHEVVVKLAAPSQCTLHAQSEAISLFSGANVMVANTGAVKWTITLDNPQQLNILSEQLGCDIQ
- a CDS encoding hotdog fold thioesterase, giving the protein MKIWKKPISLDILNQTSQNTLIDHLGIVYTEITDETLSATMPVCSFTHQPLGMLHGGASVVLAETLGSVAANFAVSEQEFCVGLDINANHVRSAREGTVTGTAVSLHRGVSTQVWQINITDERGRLICTSRLTIAVRKVRQQG
- a CDS encoding PhnA domain-containing protein, whose product is MSTEATLLARCSSKCELCSSESPLTPFVVAPHTQVTVDHAVMLCDTCKGQIEDAETVDVNHWRCLNDSMWSQEPPVQVLAWRQLKQLASENGWAQDLVDMMYMEEETQKWAEIGMDDDAEKTLDVNGVELKKGDDVTVIKDLPVKGSSLVIKQGTVVRGISLADDPKLISGKANGQSMYLIAEYCRKK